One genomic window of Candoia aspera isolate rCanAsp1 chromosome 12, rCanAsp1.hap2, whole genome shotgun sequence includes the following:
- the CLIC2 gene encoding chloride intracellular channel protein 2: MASWLRNPLKEPEIELFVKAGLDGENIGNCPFCQSLFMVLWLKGVRFNVTTVDMTRKPDELKNLAPGINPPFLVLNKELKTDFLKIEDFLEQALLPPKYSQLAPQNKESMDVGRNIFAKFSAYIKNPHKEANKNLEKALLKEFQRLDDYLRTPLPEEIDQNCAEDILVSQRKFLDGNWMTLADCNLLPKINIIKIAAKKYRNFEIPLEMTALWRYLDNAYARNEFSHTCPADEEIERTYASVAKKMS; this comes from the exons ATGGCAAGTTGGCTTCGGAATCCCCTAAAGGAACCAGAGATTGAGCTGTTTGTCAAG GCCGGCTTGGATGGGGAGAATATTGGAAACTGCCCCTTCTGTCAAAGCCTCTTTATGGTGTTATGGCTCAAAGGTGTCAGATTTAATGTCACAACTGTGGATATGACGAG GAAACCTGATGAGCTGAAGAATTTGGCCCCAGGCATCAACCCTCCATTCTTAGTGCTCAACAAGGAGCTGAAAACAGATTTTCTGAAGATTGAGGACTTTCTGGAGCAGGCACTTCTGCCGCCTAA GTACTCACAGCTCGCTCCCCAGAACAAGGAGTCCATGGATGTGGGCAGGAACATTTTTGCCAAGTTCTCTGCATACATCAAGAACCCCcacaaagaagcaaataaaa ATTTGGAAAAAGCTTTGTTGAAGGAGTTCCAACGTTTGGATGATTACTTAAGAACCCCCCTGCCAGAAGAAATTGACCAAAACTGTGCCGAAGACATCCTGGTTTCCCAGAGGAAGTTCTTGGATGGAAACTGGATGACATTAGCGGACTGCAATCTGCTCCCAAAAATCAACATCATCAAG ATTGCTGCGAAGAAATATCGCAACTTTGAGATCCCCTTGGAGATGACTGCACTTTGGCGCTATCTCGACAATGCTTATGCTCGGAATGAGTTCAGCCACACGTGCCCAGCTGATGAGGAGATCGAGCGCACCTATGCCAGCGTGGCGAAGAAGATGAGCTAA